A part of Agromyces protaetiae genomic DNA contains:
- a CDS encoding dolichyl-phosphate-mannose--protein mannosyltransferase → MSADPAVDERAPEQPESDEEPAAEASAEAPDDAPVLEASDSAESSDSAESSDSAESSDGLEASEAADEPRGTRLDSWWAGLLSTPRRRALWYWGGPLLVTLIAAVLRFWNLGHANTLIFDETYYVKDAWTLWIHGYETRWPDDYDGTWNAGDPMGFLPDPSYVVHPPLGKWVIGLGMAVFGTLDPFWWRATTALVGTIAVFLVAVIARRLTHSTVIGVFAGLLFAVDGNAIAMSRIALLDNHVMFFALLGFWFILLDRDRTARILRELLEAARAKGVEPMYGPAIWQRPWVYAAGAAFGATAAVKWSGIYFVAAFGIYLVLVDLLSRRREGVKFWATGAILKQAPVTFVQLVPTAFVVYLAAWSGWIFTDGGYDRHYADGEGMAWTGPFAWVPTWFQSLLAYHQAAYQFHLGVASPHPWQANPLTWLLMIRPTNMYYHEVPGCDGVCTESIIGIGNPLVWWAASAAGLYLVYRLARYREWQIGLVLTGLAAGYLPWLAYRNRTVFQFYSIAFEPYLILILALVAALILGKPTDPTWRRQRGIAMLAVYTVAVVAVSIFFYSIVAALPIPATLRQLHFWLPSWG, encoded by the coding sequence ATGAGTGCAGATCCGGCCGTGGACGAGCGCGCGCCGGAACAGCCGGAGTCCGACGAGGAACCCGCTGCCGAAGCATCCGCCGAGGCCCCCGACGACGCGCCCGTGCTCGAGGCATCCGACAGCGCTGAGTCATCCGACAGCGCTGAGTCATCCGACAGCGCTGAGTCATCGGACGGCCTCGAGGCATCCGAAGCCGCCGACGAGCCGCGCGGCACGCGGCTCGACTCGTGGTGGGCGGGGCTCCTCTCGACACCGCGCCGGCGCGCCCTCTGGTATTGGGGCGGCCCGCTCCTCGTGACCCTCATCGCGGCCGTGCTGCGATTCTGGAACCTCGGGCACGCGAACACGCTCATCTTCGACGAGACCTACTACGTGAAAGACGCGTGGACCCTCTGGATCCACGGCTACGAGACCCGGTGGCCCGACGACTACGACGGCACCTGGAACGCGGGCGACCCGATGGGCTTCCTGCCCGACCCGAGCTACGTCGTGCACCCGCCGCTCGGCAAGTGGGTCATCGGCCTCGGCATGGCGGTGTTCGGCACCCTCGACCCGTTCTGGTGGCGTGCGACGACGGCGCTCGTCGGCACGATCGCGGTGTTCCTCGTCGCGGTCATCGCGCGGCGCCTCACGCACTCGACCGTCATCGGCGTGTTCGCGGGCCTCCTCTTCGCCGTCGACGGCAACGCGATCGCGATGAGCCGCATCGCGCTCCTCGACAATCACGTCATGTTCTTCGCCCTGCTCGGGTTCTGGTTCATCCTGCTCGATCGCGACCGCACGGCGCGTATCCTGCGCGAGCTCCTCGAAGCGGCCCGCGCGAAGGGCGTCGAACCCATGTACGGGCCTGCGATCTGGCAGCGGCCGTGGGTGTACGCGGCCGGAGCCGCGTTCGGGGCGACCGCCGCCGTCAAATGGTCGGGCATCTACTTCGTCGCCGCGTTCGGGATCTACCTCGTGCTCGTCGACCTGCTGTCGCGCCGTCGCGAGGGCGTCAAGTTCTGGGCGACGGGCGCGATCCTGAAGCAGGCCCCCGTGACGTTCGTCCAGCTCGTGCCGACGGCCTTCGTCGTCTATCTCGCGGCGTGGAGCGGTTGGATCTTCACCGACGGCGGCTACGACCGCCACTACGCCGACGGCGAGGGCATGGCGTGGACGGGGCCGTTCGCGTGGGTGCCGACGTGGTTCCAGAGCCTGCTCGCGTACCACCAGGCCGCCTACCAGTTCCACCTGGGAGTCGCGAGCCCGCACCCGTGGCAGGCGAACCCCCTCACGTGGTTGCTCATGATCCGCCCGACGAACATGTACTACCACGAGGTGCCCGGCTGCGATGGCGTGTGCACCGAGTCGATCATCGGCATCGGCAACCCGCTCGTCTGGTGGGCGGCCTCGGCGGCCGGCCTCTACCTCGTGTACCGGCTCGCACGCTACCGCGAGTGGCAGATCGGCCTCGTGCTCACCGGTCTCGCGGCGGGCTACCTGCCGTGGCTCGCCTACAGGAACCGCACGGTCTTCCAGTTCTACTCGATCGCGTTCGAGCCGTACCTGATCCTCATCCTCGCGCTCGTCGCCGCGCTCATCCTCGGCAAACCGACCGACCCCACCTGGCGACGACAACGCGGCATCGCCATGCTCGCGGTCTACACCGTCGCGGTCGTCGCCGTGTCGATCTTCTTCTACTCGATCGTCGCCGCGCTGCCCATCCCAGCCACCCTCAGGCAGCTCCACTTCTGGCTGCCGAGCTGGGGGTAG
- a CDS encoding NADP-dependent oxidoreductase, giving the protein MAKAVRFSRFGGPEVLEVVEVPTPEPGDGELLVEVAAAGLTPVDSAIREDRDPTGRAAPLPSGVGREFAGVVVAAGPGASQFDRGDEVMGFVDGGALATHLVAPEANVVRRPPGLSWEVAGSLYTSGTTAWAAVERLALTANDTVVVTAAAGGVGCLAVQFARLKGAHVLGTSADQRFDFLRQFGVVPIGYGPRLAERVGAAADGLPITAFLDFLGGEAEVATALGVPPGRILTTLDPDAVDLHGAVRVEPGDAVAFARVAQLVAARRVRLPIADVFPLERVADAYRALDRRDAPGKIVLGFHVVAYPGQVVEEPDLKEQDVTLGVPTPHARVAVEEQVPAAIGDGSVRRRHRAAHAAPGAPDDR; this is encoded by the coding sequence GTGGCGAAGGCGGTGCGGTTCTCGAGGTTCGGCGGCCCCGAGGTGCTCGAGGTCGTCGAGGTGCCGACGCCCGAACCGGGTGACGGGGAACTCCTCGTCGAGGTTGCGGCCGCGGGGCTGACTCCGGTCGACAGCGCGATCCGCGAGGATCGCGATCCCACGGGTCGCGCGGCGCCGCTGCCGTCGGGCGTCGGGCGCGAGTTCGCGGGCGTCGTGGTCGCGGCAGGCCCCGGTGCATCGCAGTTCGACCGCGGCGACGAGGTCATGGGGTTCGTCGACGGGGGAGCGCTCGCGACGCACCTCGTCGCGCCCGAGGCGAATGTCGTGCGCCGGCCTCCGGGGCTCTCGTGGGAGGTCGCGGGGTCGCTCTACACGTCGGGCACGACGGCGTGGGCGGCCGTCGAGCGGCTCGCGCTCACGGCGAACGACACCGTCGTCGTCACCGCCGCCGCAGGCGGGGTCGGATGCCTCGCGGTGCAGTTCGCCCGATTGAAGGGCGCGCACGTCCTCGGCACGTCGGCCGACCAGCGCTTCGACTTCCTCCGACAGTTCGGCGTCGTGCCGATCGGCTACGGGCCGAGGCTCGCCGAACGCGTGGGCGCGGCGGCCGACGGGCTGCCGATCACGGCATTCCTCGATTTCCTCGGCGGCGAGGCGGAGGTCGCGACGGCACTCGGCGTGCCGCCGGGGCGCATCCTGACGACCCTCGATCCCGACGCCGTCGACCTGCACGGCGCCGTCCGGGTCGAACCCGGCGACGCCGTCGCGTTCGCGCGCGTCGCGCAGCTCGTCGCGGCCCGGCGCGTGCGGCTGCCGATCGCCGACGTCTTCCCGCTCGAGCGCGTGGCCGACGCGTATCGCGCGCTCGACCGGCGGGATGCCCCGGGCAAGATCGTGCTCGGATTCCACGTCGTCGCCTACCCCGGCCAGGTCGTGGAGGAACCCGACCTCAAGGAGCAGGACGTCACGCTCGGCGTGCCGACGCCGCACGCGCGGGTCGCGGTCGAGGAGCAGGTGCCCGCGGCGATCGGCGACGGGAGCGTCCGGCGACGGCACCGTGCCGCGCATGCGGCGCCGGGGGCGCCCGACGACCGATGA
- a CDS encoding class I tRNA ligase family protein, with product MLSRYTEGAVPAAHEASVTDADLAIREVEQRATDASWSAAGRLAIHEAIAAVWELVDALNLYITNEEPWTLAKDPAKRERLDTVLATAYHGLGTLAVLLSPVLPKATAKLWSALGGAGNVREQRIDRANEWAVGERVTPLEALFPRVEVTE from the coding sequence ATGCTCTCGCGCTACACCGAGGGCGCAGTGCCCGCAGCGCACGAGGCGAGCGTGACCGACGCGGATCTCGCGATCCGCGAGGTCGAGCAGCGGGCGACGGATGCCTCGTGGTCGGCCGCCGGCCGCCTCGCGATCCACGAGGCGATCGCCGCCGTGTGGGAGCTCGTCGACGCGTTGAACCTCTACATCACGAACGAAGAGCCGTGGACGCTCGCGAAGGACCCCGCGAAGCGCGAGCGTCTCGACACGGTGCTCGCGACGGCGTACCACGGGCTCGGCACGCTCGCGGTGCTGCTCTCGCCCGTGCTGCCCAAGGCGACGGCGAAGCTCTGGAGCGCGCTCGGCGGCGCGGGCAACGTGCGCGAGCAGCGCATCGACCGGGCGAACGAGTGGGCGGTCGGCGAGCGGGTGACGCCGCTCGAGGCGCTCTTCCCGCGCGTCGAGGTCACCGAGTGA
- a CDS encoding TatD family hydrolase — MTAAGEHVRARGRADSAPEYPPVPESPLPVPVYDNHTHLEIADGALPLSVAEHLDRAQAAGVAGAVQVGTDVATSRWSADAAERDARLLAAVALHPNDAPELEASGALDDALAVIDELAARPRVRAIGETGLDFFRTDDDGRPAQFRSFEAHIDIAKRHGLALQIHDRDAHDDVVATLRRVGAPERTVFHCFSGGEELARLAASEGWYLSFAGNVTFKNAENLREALRVAPRDRILVETDAPYLTPAPLRGRPNAPYLVPYTVRFMAEVLDIELAELCATLASNTVRVYGSWQDDPVTNGGSAQSGGA, encoded by the coding sequence GTGACGGCAGCCGGCGAGCACGTGCGCGCGCGGGGCCGGGCGGACTCCGCGCCCGAGTACCCGCCCGTGCCCGAGTCGCCGCTGCCGGTGCCCGTCTACGACAACCACACGCACCTCGAAATCGCCGACGGCGCTCTGCCGTTGAGCGTGGCTGAGCACCTCGACCGCGCGCAGGCGGCGGGCGTCGCGGGCGCTGTGCAGGTCGGCACCGACGTCGCGACGAGCCGCTGGTCGGCCGACGCCGCCGAGCGCGACGCGCGCCTGCTGGCGGCGGTCGCGCTGCATCCGAACGACGCGCCCGAGCTCGAGGCATCCGGTGCCCTCGATGACGCGCTCGCCGTGATCGACGAACTCGCCGCGCGCCCGCGCGTGCGCGCGATCGGCGAGACGGGGCTCGACTTCTTCCGCACCGACGACGACGGCCGCCCGGCGCAGTTCCGCTCGTTCGAGGCGCACATCGACATCGCCAAGCGCCACGGACTCGCCCTGCAGATCCACGACCGCGACGCGCATGACGACGTCGTCGCGACCCTGCGGCGCGTGGGGGCTCCTGAACGCACGGTGTTCCACTGCTTCTCCGGCGGCGAAGAGCTCGCACGGCTCGCGGCATCCGAGGGCTGGTATCTCTCGTTCGCCGGCAACGTGACGTTCAAGAACGCAGAGAACCTGCGAGAGGCGCTGCGCGTCGCGCCCCGCGACCGCATCCTCGTCGAGACCGACGCGCCGTACCTCACCCCCGCGCCGCTCCGCGGCCGGCCCAACGCACCGTATCTCGTGCCCTACACCGTGCGATTCATGGCCGAGGTGCTCGATATCGAACTGGCCGAGCTCTGCGCAACCCTCGCGTCGAATACCGTGCGCGTGTACGGCTCATGGCAGGATGACCCCGTGACCAACGGGGGTTCGGCCCAGTCAGGCGGCGCGTGA
- the rsmA gene encoding 16S rRNA (adenine(1518)-N(6)/adenine(1519)-N(6))-dimethyltransferase RsmA, with the protein MHRHEAESPPARPRLLGPAEIRDLAELLGVTPTKKLGQNFVHDANTVRRIVQTAGVEAGETVLEIGPGLGSLTLGLLEAGAKVVAVEIDARLAAQLQHTVKLMQPGTELEVVHEDALKVTSLPADPVRLVANLPYNISVPVLLHMLERFPSIASGIVMVQAEVGYRLAAEPGSKVYGAPSVKAAWYGDWRIAGQVSRMVFWPVPNVDSVLVGFDRGDAPGTPPGTEEERAATFAIVDAAFQQRRKMLRQALSGVLGGSAAEASAVLERAGVDPQARGEQLGVEDFLRIARALHG; encoded by the coding sequence ATGCATCGGCACGAGGCCGAGAGCCCGCCCGCGCGCCCGAGACTGCTCGGCCCCGCCGAGATCCGCGACCTCGCCGAACTCCTCGGCGTGACCCCGACGAAGAAGCTCGGCCAGAACTTCGTGCACGACGCCAACACGGTGCGGCGCATCGTGCAGACCGCGGGCGTCGAGGCCGGCGAGACCGTGCTCGAAATCGGGCCGGGACTCGGGTCGCTCACGCTCGGCCTCCTCGAGGCGGGCGCGAAGGTCGTCGCCGTCGAGATCGACGCGCGCCTCGCGGCGCAACTGCAGCACACCGTGAAGCTCATGCAGCCCGGCACCGAACTCGAGGTCGTCCACGAAGACGCGCTCAAGGTGACGTCGCTGCCTGCAGACCCGGTTCGTCTCGTCGCGAACCTGCCGTACAACATCTCGGTGCCGGTGCTGCTGCACATGCTCGAACGGTTCCCGTCGATCGCGAGCGGCATCGTCATGGTGCAGGCGGAGGTCGGGTACCGGCTCGCCGCCGAGCCCGGCTCGAAGGTCTACGGCGCGCCGAGCGTCAAGGCGGCCTGGTACGGCGACTGGCGCATCGCGGGCCAGGTGTCGCGCATGGTGTTCTGGCCGGTGCCGAACGTCGACTCGGTGCTCGTGGGCTTCGACCGCGGCGACGCGCCCGGCACGCCGCCCGGCACCGAGGAGGAGCGCGCCGCGACGTTCGCGATCGTCGACGCGGCGTTCCAGCAGCGTCGCAAGATGCTGCGGCAGGCGCTGTCGGGCGTGCTCGGCGGTTCGGCGGCGGAGGCCTCAGCCGTGCTCGAGCGTGCGGGCGTCGACCCGCAGGCGCGCGGCGAGCAGCTCGGCGTCGAAGACTTCTTGCGCATCGCCCGCGCGTTGCACGGATAA
- a CDS encoding 4-(cytidine 5'-diphospho)-2-C-methyl-D-erythritol kinase translates to MTIAAADEAVHVRAPGKINLFMRVGEAGGDGYHDVATAYQAVSLYEDVRAWPDERVSVSFTGSIDVSGLPTDGSNLAVKAAKLLARTAGVPAGVRLEIEKHVPIAGGMGGGSADAAATLVACDALWGTGLPKDELHRLAARLGADVPFALTGGTAIGTGRGDRLSPALATGSFHWVLVVAEFGLSTPAVYRELDLLRIEEAGRIGPATAPIGSPVVAAAVLQALRAGDARLLAEALHNDLQFAAFRLEPALRELIDLGESAGALAGIVSGSGPTVAFLAADAESAIELQVALSAARLTALHVHGPVHGARVIHL, encoded by the coding sequence ATGACCATCGCGGCGGCCGACGAGGCGGTGCACGTCCGGGCGCCGGGCAAGATCAACCTGTTCATGCGCGTCGGCGAGGCGGGCGGCGACGGCTACCACGATGTCGCGACGGCGTACCAGGCGGTGTCGCTGTACGAAGACGTTCGGGCGTGGCCCGATGAGCGCGTGTCGGTGTCGTTCACGGGGTCGATCGACGTGTCGGGGCTGCCGACGGATGGCTCGAACCTCGCCGTGAAGGCTGCGAAGCTCTTGGCGCGCACGGCCGGTGTGCCGGCCGGCGTGCGCCTCGAGATCGAGAAGCACGTTCCGATCGCGGGCGGCATGGGCGGAGGATCGGCGGATGCCGCGGCCACCCTCGTCGCGTGCGACGCGCTGTGGGGCACCGGGCTCCCGAAGGACGAACTGCACCGGCTCGCCGCACGCCTCGGCGCCGATGTGCCGTTCGCGCTCACGGGCGGCACGGCGATCGGCACCGGACGCGGCGACCGGCTGAGTCCAGCGCTCGCGACGGGCTCGTTCCACTGGGTGCTCGTCGTCGCCGAGTTCGGGCTCTCGACGCCCGCGGTGTATCGCGAGCTCGACCTGCTGCGCATCGAGGAGGCCGGGCGGATCGGCCCCGCGACGGCGCCCATCGGGTCGCCCGTCGTCGCCGCTGCCGTCCTGCAGGCGCTCCGAGCGGGCGACGCCCGCCTGCTCGCCGAAGCGCTCCACAACGATCTGCAGTTCGCCGCGTTCCGGCTCGAGCCGGCGCTCCGCGAACTCATCGACCTCGGCGAGAGCGCGGGCGCGCTCGCGGGCATCGTGTCGGGGTCGGGGCCGACGGTCGCGTTCCTCGCGGCCGACGCCGAATCGGCGATCGAACTGCAGGTCGCGCTCTCGGCGGCGCGCCTCACCGCGCTGCACGTGCACGGACCGGTGCACGGAGCCAGGGTCATCCACCTTTGA
- a CDS encoding ABC-F family ATP-binding cassette domain-containing protein translates to MAHLLGAERLHLEFPTRTVFGEVTLGLDEGSRIGVVGRNGDGKSTLLKLLAGRIEPDSGRVTARRGIRIGMLDQADAVDPELTVAEAVVGGVDEHVWAGDQKVRDILSGLLSDVPWHGRVGDLSGGQRRRVGLAALLVGDWDVLFLDEPTNHLDVEGIAWLAGHLKSRWGKNDGALVVVTHDRWFLDEVSTDTWEVHDGIVEPFEGGYAAYILQRVERDRMAAASDAKRQNLLRKELAWLRRGAPARTSKPKFRIDAANQLIENEPPVRDKVELNRLAVSRLGKDVVDILDASVVYPVAPTADVSPEAPTERTILHDVEWRIAPGERTGILGVNGAGKSTLLGLVTGAVKPTSGKVKRGTTVRIATLSQELDELAEWADERVSAVIAEQKRSYTIGSGSKAVELSPGQLLERLGFSNAQLSTPVKQLSGGQKRRLQLLLILLQEPNVLILDEPTNDLDTDMLAAIEDLLDSWPGTLLVVSHDRYLIERVTDRQLAILDGHVRDLPGGVEQYLELRKAGVAKKADASAVQSRTPAQPSTATALSGAERRAAEKELASVDRRLEKLAGEVSAQHEKLALHDQSDYAGLGVLGDELAALEASIAELELRWLEVSEQLEG, encoded by the coding sequence ATGGCACACCTTCTCGGCGCGGAGCGCTTGCACCTCGAATTCCCCACCCGCACGGTGTTCGGCGAGGTGACCCTCGGCCTCGACGAGGGCTCGCGCATCGGCGTCGTCGGCCGCAACGGCGACGGCAAGTCGACCCTGTTGAAGCTCCTCGCGGGCCGGATCGAGCCCGATTCGGGCCGGGTCACGGCGCGCCGGGGCATCCGGATCGGCATGCTCGATCAGGCGGACGCGGTCGATCCCGAGCTGACGGTCGCCGAGGCCGTCGTGGGCGGCGTCGACGAGCACGTGTGGGCGGGCGACCAGAAGGTGCGAGACATCCTGTCGGGGCTCCTTTCGGATGTCCCGTGGCACGGTCGCGTGGGCGACCTCTCGGGCGGCCAGCGTCGCCGCGTGGGCCTTGCGGCGCTCCTCGTGGGCGATTGGGACGTGCTGTTCCTCGACGAGCCGACGAACCACCTCGACGTCGAGGGCATCGCGTGGCTCGCGGGGCATCTGAAGTCGCGCTGGGGGAAGAACGACGGCGCGCTCGTCGTCGTGACCCACGACCGGTGGTTCCTCGACGAGGTCTCGACCGACACGTGGGAGGTGCACGACGGCATCGTCGAGCCCTTCGAGGGCGGGTACGCGGCGTACATCCTGCAGCGCGTCGAGCGCGACCGCATGGCGGCGGCGTCCGATGCGAAGCGGCAGAACCTGCTGCGCAAAGAGTTGGCGTGGCTGCGCCGCGGGGCGCCCGCGCGCACGTCGAAGCCGAAGTTCCGCATCGACGCGGCGAATCAGCTCATCGAGAACGAGCCGCCCGTGCGCGACAAGGTCGAGCTCAACCGGCTCGCGGTGTCGCGGCTGGGCAAGGATGTGGTCGACATTCTGGATGCCTCGGTCGTGTACCCGGTCGCGCCGACGGCGGACGTCTCGCCCGAGGCGCCGACCGAACGCACGATCCTGCACGATGTCGAGTGGCGCATCGCGCCGGGCGAGCGCACGGGCATCCTCGGCGTCAACGGCGCCGGCAAGTCGACGCTCCTCGGGCTCGTGACCGGTGCCGTGAAGCCGACGTCGGGCAAGGTCAAGCGCGGCACGACCGTGCGCATCGCGACGCTCAGCCAGGAGCTCGACGAGCTCGCCGAGTGGGCCGACGAGCGCGTGAGCGCGGTCATCGCCGAGCAGAAGCGCAGCTACACGATCGGGTCGGGGTCGAAGGCGGTCGAGCTCTCGCCCGGGCAACTGCTCGAACGGCTCGGGTTCTCGAATGCGCAGCTCTCGACGCCCGTCAAGCAGCTTTCGGGCGGCCAGAAGCGGCGCCTGCAGCTCCTGCTCATCCTGCTGCAGGAGCCCAACGTGCTCATCCTCGACGAGCCCACGAACGACCTCGACACCGACATGCTCGCCGCGATCGAGGATCTCCTCGACTCGTGGCCCGGCACGCTCCTCGTCGTCTCCCACGACCGATACCTCATCGAGCGCGTGACCGATCGCCAGCTTGCGATCCTCGACGGGCACGTGCGCGACCTCCCGGGCGGAGTCGAGCAGTATCTCGAGCTGCGCAAGGCGGGGGTCGCGAAGAAGGCGGATGCCTCGGCAGTTCAGTCTCGGACCCCTGCTCAACCCTCGACAGCGACGGCACTCTCGGGCGCCGAGCGCCGGGCCGCCGAGAAGGAGCTCGCGTCGGTCGACCGGCGGCTCGAGAAGCTCGCGGGCGAGGTCTCGGCTCAGCACGAGAAGCTCGCGTTGCACGACCAGAGCGACTACGCCGGCCTCGGGGTGCTCGGCGACGAGCTCGCGGCGCTCGAGGCGTCCATCGCCGAACTCGAGCTGCGCTGGTTGGAAGTGTCGGAGCAGCTCGAGGGCTGA
- a CDS encoding class I SAM-dependent methyltransferase yields MVAESPLSPADYWEDRYATSERVWSGRVNRVLADIADSLTAGRAPGRALDLGCGEGADAIWLATIGWDVTGVDLSATAVRRATEAARASGLDVSRVRFVAADLSDPLPATLPHDAYDLVTASFLHSTVELPRTDILRRAAALVAPGGHLLITSHAAAPPWAGAEHRAHAAQHPFLTPDEEIAELALDPEQWETVAAETRTREAVGPDGEPATLDDGVVLLRRR; encoded by the coding sequence ATGGTCGCCGAATCGCCGCTCTCCCCCGCCGACTACTGGGAAGACCGCTACGCCACGAGCGAGCGCGTCTGGTCGGGCCGCGTCAACCGCGTGCTCGCCGACATCGCCGACAGCCTGACGGCCGGCCGAGCGCCCGGCCGCGCCCTCGACCTCGGCTGCGGCGAGGGCGCCGACGCGATCTGGCTCGCCACGATCGGGTGGGATGTCACGGGCGTCGACCTCTCCGCAACGGCCGTGCGCCGCGCGACCGAGGCCGCCCGCGCATCGGGCCTGGATGTGTCGCGCGTGCGCTTCGTCGCCGCCGACCTGAGCGACCCGCTGCCGGCGACCCTCCCGCACGACGCCTACGACCTCGTGACCGCGAGCTTCCTCCACTCGACCGTCGAGCTCCCCCGCACCGACATCCTCCGCCGTGCCGCAGCGCTCGTCGCGCCGGGCGGACACCTCCTCATCACGTCGCACGCCGCCGCACCGCCATGGGCGGGCGCCGAGCACCGCGCGCACGCCGCGCAGCATCCGTTCCTCACTCCCGACGAGGAGATCGCCGAGCTCGCGCTCGACCCTGAGCAGTGGGAGACCGTCGCCGCCGAAACCCGCACGCGCGAGGCCGTCGGCCCCGACGGCGAGCCCGCGACGCTCGACGACGGGGTCGTGCTGCTGCGCCGACGCTGA
- a CDS encoding MetQ/NlpA family ABC transporter substrate-binding protein translates to MSRRTSSILAALAVVPLVAALAACATPAADGGDAGASGDSIRIGVVGKGDPQWAAFEAAAEEEGIDIEIVDFSDYAQPNPATTEGELDLNQFQHIVYLADYNVSAGEDLTPIGSTAIYPLGLYSTKYDSVKDIPAGETVAVPNDASNQARGLLVLQSAGLITLKSGGTIFSDLADIDEAKSKVKVTALEASLTPTSLPDLAAAIINNDFVQDAGLTFEDAIAQDDPTDPNALPYVNIFATRAEDANNETYKKLVEIFQTNPDVQAGLIEASGGTGVPVQIPAKELQSSLAKVEADTKAHKG, encoded by the coding sequence ATGTCACGCCGCACTTCGTCCATTCTCGCCGCGCTCGCCGTGGTGCCCCTCGTCGCCGCGCTCGCCGCGTGCGCGACCCCCGCAGCAGACGGCGGCGACGCCGGCGCCTCGGGCGACTCGATCCGCATCGGCGTCGTCGGCAAGGGCGACCCGCAGTGGGCCGCTTTCGAAGCCGCCGCCGAAGAAGAGGGCATCGACATCGAGATCGTCGACTTCTCCGACTACGCGCAGCCGAACCCGGCGACGACCGAGGGCGAACTCGACCTCAACCAGTTCCAGCACATCGTCTACCTCGCCGACTACAACGTCTCGGCCGGCGAAGACCTCACGCCCATCGGCTCGACCGCGATCTACCCGCTCGGCCTGTACTCGACGAAGTACGACTCCGTGAAGGACATCCCCGCCGGCGAAACCGTCGCCGTGCCGAACGACGCCTCCAACCAGGCGCGCGGCCTCCTCGTGCTCCAGTCGGCCGGCCTCATCACGCTGAAGAGCGGCGGCACGATCTTCTCCGACCTCGCCGACATCGACGAGGCGAAGTCGAAGGTCAAGGTCACCGCGCTCGAGGCGTCGCTCACGCCGACCTCGCTGCCCGACCTCGCCGCCGCGATCATCAACAACGACTTCGTGCAAGACGCGGGCCTGACGTTCGAAGACGCGATCGCGCAGGACGACCCGACCGACCCCAACGCGCTGCCGTACGTCAACATCTTCGCGACGCGCGCCGAAGACGCGAACAACGAGACCTACAAGAAGCTCGTCGAGATCTTCCAGACGAACCCCGACGTGCAGGCCGGCCTCATCGAGGCGTCCGGCGGCACGGGCGTCCCCGTGCAGATCCCCGCGAAGGAGCTCCAGTCCTCGCTCGCGAAGGTCGAAGCCGACACGAAGGCGCACAAGGGCTGA
- a CDS encoding methionine ABC transporter ATP-binding protein, which produces MALVSLRNVTKAYPPAERGGAPVVAVDDVSLEIEPGDVYGIIGYSGAGKSTLVRLVNALEPATGGTITVDGREITALPERDLRAVRLEIGMIFQQFNLFNSKTVEGNIAYPLLVAGWPKPKIAARVAELLAFVGLADKAKNYPDQLSGGQKQRVGIARALATSPKLLLADEATSALDPETTGEVLALLKRVNREFGVTIIVITHEMDVIQSIATKVAVMDGGRVVESGDVFDVFSAPKQASSARFVSTVVKGVPSPAEVAVLRERHEGRLVTLSFRDGDASQASVFLELARAGVEFELVYGGINDIQGRAFGHLTLALRGPDASVQAALAAVADRIDVTEVA; this is translated from the coding sequence ATGGCTCTCGTGAGCCTCAGAAACGTCACGAAGGCGTACCCGCCCGCCGAACGCGGCGGCGCACCCGTCGTCGCGGTCGACGACGTCTCGCTCGAGATCGAACCGGGCGACGTCTACGGCATCATCGGCTACTCGGGCGCCGGCAAGTCGACGCTCGTGCGACTCGTCAACGCGCTCGAACCCGCCACCGGCGGCACGATCACGGTCGACGGCCGCGAGATCACGGCGTTGCCCGAGCGTGACCTGCGCGCCGTGCGGCTCGAGATCGGCATGATCTTCCAGCAGTTCAACCTCTTCAACTCGAAGACGGTCGAGGGCAACATCGCCTACCCGCTGCTGGTCGCCGGCTGGCCCAAGCCGAAGATCGCCGCGCGCGTCGCCGAGCTCCTCGCCTTCGTCGGCCTCGCCGACAAGGCGAAGAACTACCCCGATCAGCTCTCGGGCGGGCAGAAGCAGCGAGTCGGCATCGCACGGGCGCTCGCGACCTCGCCCAAGCTCCTCCTCGCCGACGAGGCGACGAGCGCACTCGACCCCGAGACGACGGGCGAGGTGCTCGCGCTCCTGAAGCGCGTCAATCGCGAGTTCGGCGTCACGATCATCGTCATCACGCACGAGATGGACGTCATCCAGTCGATCGCGACGAAGGTCGCCGTCATGGACGGCGGGCGGGTCGTCGAGTCGGGCGACGTGTTCGACGTCTTCAGCGCGCCCAAGCAGGCGTCGTCGGCGAGGTTCGTGTCGACGGTCGTCAAGGGCGTGCCCTCGCCCGCCGAGGTCGCGGTGCTGCGCGAGCGGCACGAGGGCCGGCTCGTCACGCTCTCGTTCCGAGACGGGGATGCCTCGCAGGCATCCGTGTTCCTCGAACTCGCCCGCGCGGGCGTCGAGTTCGAACTCGTCTACGGCGGCATCAACGACATCCAGGGTCGCGCGTTCGGTCACCTGACGCTCGCGCTGCGCGGGCCGGATGCCTCGGTGCAGGCCGCACTCGCGGCTGTCGCCGACCGCATCGACGTGACGGAGGTGGCGTGA